The DNA region GCCCGTCCGCTGACAGGATCCGGTGCCAGGGCAGATCCGGATCGGGCAGATTCCTCAGCAACCGGGCCGCCATCCGGGCCCTTCCGGGAAACCCGGCCATCTCGGCCAGGCGCCCATAACTCAGGACCCGACCGGGAGGGATCTGCGACAGAATGCGCTGCATGCGCTCGAGCATCAACTGCTGCTCGCTCATCACGGCTTTCCTCTTACTTGAGCAGCAGGATGCGCCGGGTCTCGGCCCAGCCACTCCCGGCCCGTGCACGCACCAGATAGACGCCGCTCGCCAGCGACTCACCGTCGATCCGGAAGAGGTGCTCGCCTGCCTCCAGGGGGCCCTGGGCGAGTTGCATCACTTCCTGCCCCAGCAGGTTGTACACGGCCAGGTCCAGACTCTCGCGCCGATCGAGCTGCAGGCGAATGCGGGTCTCGGGATTGAAAGGATTGGGCCAGGCTTCCGAGAGATGCCAGGTGCTCGCCACGGCCGGCGCGGGCTCCACGGTTGTCAGGGGCACGGCGACCAGGCGGATCTCGTCG from Candidatus Delongbacteria bacterium includes:
- a CDS encoding MGMT family protein, which codes for MSEQQLMLERMQRILSQIPPGRVLSYGRLAEMAGFPGRARMAARLLRNLPDPDLPWHRILSADGHSRIPADQVRQEQFQRLWDEDVPMRSAEQVDMTWAIWDPDGEPQSP